One window from the genome of Cucumis melo cultivar AY chromosome 10, USDA_Cmelo_AY_1.0, whole genome shotgun sequence encodes:
- the LOC103501429 gene encoding 60S acidic ribosomal protein P0 isoform X2, giving the protein MAIKPTKAEKKVAYDSKLCQLLDEYSQVLVVAADNVGSNQLQNIRKGLRGDSIVLMGKNTMMKRSVRIHSEQTGNKAYLNLLPLLGNVGLIFTKGDLKEVSEEVAKYKVGAPARVGLVAPIDVIVPPGNTGLDPSQTSFFQVLNIPTKINKGTVEIITPVELIKKGDKVGSSEAALLAKLGIRPFSYGLVVLSVYDNGSVFSPQVLDLTEDDLLEKFALGVSMVTSLSLAISYPTLAAAPHMLINAYKNLLAVAVATDYSFPEAEKVKEYLADPSKFAVAVAVSAADSGSAPEAAAAVEEKKEEPAEESDDDMGFSLFD; this is encoded by the exons ATGGCTATCAAACCCACCAAGGCTGAAAAGAAGGTTGCTTACGACTCCAAGCTCTGCCAGCTTCTCGATGAGTATAGCCAGGTCTTGGTTGTGGCCGCTGACAATGTTGGATCCAACCAGCTCCAGAACATTAGGAAGGGTCTCCGTGGTGATTCCATTGTGCTCATGGGGAAAAACACCATGATGAAGCGCTCTGTGAGGATCCACTCTGAGCAGACTGGTAACAAGGCTTACCTCAACCTTCTTCCCCTTCTT GGCAATGTTGGTTTGATCTTCACCAAGGGTGATTTGAAGGAAGTCAGTGAAGAGGTGGCCAAATACAAG GTTGGAGCCCCTGCTCGTGTTGGTTTGGTTGCTCCAATTGATGTCATCGTCCCACCAGGCAACACTGGGCTTGATCCATCTCAGACCTCTTTCTTCCAG GTTCTTAATATTCCAACCAAGATTAACAAGGGTACTGTCGAAATTATCACTCCCGTGGAGCTCATTAAAAAGGGTGATAAGGTTGGATCTTCTGAGGCTGCTCTCCTTGCCAAGCTAGGAATCAGGCCATTCTCGTATGGTCTTGTTGTCCTCTCTGTTTATGACAATGGATCAGTCTTTAGCCCTCAGGTGCTTGATCTGACCGAGGATGATCTCCTTGAGAAGTTTGCATTGGGTGTTTCCATGGTTACATCCCTTTCATTGGCCATTTCATACCCAACTCTGGCTGCTGCACCACACATGCTCATCAATGCATACAAAAACCTTCTTGCTGTTGCAGTTGCTACTGACTATTCCTTCCCCGAGGCTGAGAAGGTTAAAGAGTATCTTGCG GATCCTAGTAAGTTTGCTGTTGCTGTTGCCGTGTCTGCTGCTGATTCTGGGTCTGCCCCAGAAGCTGCTGCAGCTGTTGAGGAGAAGAAGGAAGAGCCAGCTGAGGAGTCCGATGACGACATGGGTTTCAGCTTGTTTGATTAA
- the LOC103501429 gene encoding 60S acidic ribosomal protein P0 isoform X1 — protein sequence MAIKPTKAEKKVAYDSKLCQLLDEYSQVLVVAADNVGSNQLQNIRKGLRGDSIVLMGKNTMMKRSVRIHSEQTGNKAYLNLLPLLVGNVGLIFTKGDLKEVSEEVAKYKVGAPARVGLVAPIDVIVPPGNTGLDPSQTSFFQVLNIPTKINKGTVEIITPVELIKKGDKVGSSEAALLAKLGIRPFSYGLVVLSVYDNGSVFSPQVLDLTEDDLLEKFALGVSMVTSLSLAISYPTLAAAPHMLINAYKNLLAVAVATDYSFPEAEKVKEYLADPSKFAVAVAVSAADSGSAPEAAAAVEEKKEEPAEESDDDMGFSLFD from the exons ATGGCTATCAAACCCACCAAGGCTGAAAAGAAGGTTGCTTACGACTCCAAGCTCTGCCAGCTTCTCGATGAGTATAGCCAGGTCTTGGTTGTGGCCGCTGACAATGTTGGATCCAACCAGCTCCAGAACATTAGGAAGGGTCTCCGTGGTGATTCCATTGTGCTCATGGGGAAAAACACCATGATGAAGCGCTCTGTGAGGATCCACTCTGAGCAGACTGGTAACAAGGCTTACCTCAACCTTCTTCCCCTTCTTGTG GGCAATGTTGGTTTGATCTTCACCAAGGGTGATTTGAAGGAAGTCAGTGAAGAGGTGGCCAAATACAAG GTTGGAGCCCCTGCTCGTGTTGGTTTGGTTGCTCCAATTGATGTCATCGTCCCACCAGGCAACACTGGGCTTGATCCATCTCAGACCTCTTTCTTCCAG GTTCTTAATATTCCAACCAAGATTAACAAGGGTACTGTCGAAATTATCACTCCCGTGGAGCTCATTAAAAAGGGTGATAAGGTTGGATCTTCTGAGGCTGCTCTCCTTGCCAAGCTAGGAATCAGGCCATTCTCGTATGGTCTTGTTGTCCTCTCTGTTTATGACAATGGATCAGTCTTTAGCCCTCAGGTGCTTGATCTGACCGAGGATGATCTCCTTGAGAAGTTTGCATTGGGTGTTTCCATGGTTACATCCCTTTCATTGGCCATTTCATACCCAACTCTGGCTGCTGCACCACACATGCTCATCAATGCATACAAAAACCTTCTTGCTGTTGCAGTTGCTACTGACTATTCCTTCCCCGAGGCTGAGAAGGTTAAAGAGTATCTTGCG GATCCTAGTAAGTTTGCTGTTGCTGTTGCCGTGTCTGCTGCTGATTCTGGGTCTGCCCCAGAAGCTGCTGCAGCTGTTGAGGAGAAGAAGGAAGAGCCAGCTGAGGAGTCCGATGACGACATGGGTTTCAGCTTGTTTGATTAA